The DNA window GAACGTGAGTTACCAGAGAGAGCTACAAGAGCTCATTAATGTCATAACAATGatgcccaccactgagcacatgtaCAAGAATCCCAAGAGATGTCTGGCAATGGACCATCTCAAGCTGAACAATGTGACCAGTGACAGGAGGTTTCAACCTTTTTGATTAATCAGTGCATCAAAGTtacgggggagaaggcaggagagtgggattagGAGAGGTAATGCATCAGTCACGATGGAATGGGGGAACAGAATCGATGGGCCTGATGACCTAActctgctccagtgtcttatggtcttattttgttGGTCTTTCAAAGCTGACTGCAATCACTGGGCCACAGTGAATACTTTACAAATCCTAAGTAGTCATGCTGTTTCCAGAATATTAAATTTGACCAAATCTGGACAACTTTTTTATTGGATttaaaatgtacaatgtaaacataCAGTATGTTTACATACTCTTTGATCTGGAATTGACTGCATGTAGAGTCAATTCTATGGAGAGAAGCTAATTTGTAGGGTTGTGGGAGAAGACCAACAAATGTGACCAGCTCAGGTAGGCAACTTAGTCAGCTTgtacaagatgggccaaagggaatGTGTCAGATGGGATTGTTCTATCAGGAGCTAGCACTGGCATTTTGGGCTGAATAGCTTTTATTGGTGTCGCAATTTTACGATTCTACTTTTAAAATTGTTAAACATTCATGAAACTGCAATTAAATTTCGATAAAACATTTATTGGAAGCATAATTTGTGATTTATTCAGTAATAATTCTAATCACTTAAAATTTCTCAAACCAGTAAAACAGTTTGCAAACAATTGAAATCACAAGGCTTACAATAACCAACtggaataaaaaaaaatgaaacaatcATTGGGTTCTTAAACACATTTTGCAAGCTCTTTACAAGCACAAACATATCAGACTAAAGTTTGGAAAGCAAATAGTTAAAGTACTTTATCAGTTTCATATTTCACCTTACAAACAAAAATGATTTCAAACCAGCATAAATATTTTGGTTGTTTTTCATTTATGAAAGTTATTACTGGTTCATTTGAAAACCCTGAGGAAATTTCCAGTCCAAAGATCTTTGTAAGTAATACTGTTATTGGCCAGTAAAGTTCTAGTGCATTAATATTGGGGACTAGGAGCCATTATAATATGCTGCAGTAGCATCAGCTAAGACTGAAATTAgactcctctctgaacttgtgcCTCCCGACGGACTCACATCATGTAAATGTGAACTCATTATCATCCCTGCTTGATGCAGTTGACTGGAGGTGTTCAAATATTGATCAAACTCATTGCGGTCCACTTCCCCCAACAGCTCAGCCTGGCTGATGTGCTCCAGGTGATCTAGGTGATGGTGGTCCCGTGGGGGAGAAAGGTGGACTGAAGTGCTTGAATTCATGGGCTGGAAGGCTGGATGTTGCATTCGGTTATAATAAGGAGGCGGCGGAGGGTGGCTGACTGAAGGGTGCATGATGGGAGATCTGTTTTGGGGGATAGAGATCTGATTGAGATTTCCACATTGAATGGGGCTTTGGCTGTATTCTGACTGATAGATCACTCCATTCATCTGAGAAGGAGAATCTTCCGTACACGGAGCTGGGAAGAAACTGTGATCAGCATCCACTACATCTAGAGGGGACATCTCGGGTGTGGGTAGCCCATAGTTGTCGAAGTTATTCTTTGTGCTCTGTGCATCCCTGAATCTGCTGATTGCAGGAAGTCTCGAGGTTGCTAGATAGCCTttatcctcttcctcctccagaGGCCCCCTACAAATTCTTCCACTGTGAATGGGAGTCTGATCGTGGGGGAAGTTGTTGAGCAGGAAGCTGGGGTCCACACGTTTGCACAGTCGTTTGATCTGTTTTTTCCTCCGAGGCCTGTATTTGTAA is part of the Hemitrygon akajei chromosome 9, sHemAka1.3, whole genome shotgun sequence genome and encodes:
- the LOC140733601 gene encoding transcription factor Sox-7-like isoform X1, encoding MATIGSPFSWSEGLDSPAGEGKPRVGLTAHESPARNKAEPRIRRPMNAFMVWAKDERKKLAIQNPDLHNAELSKMLGKSWKALTPSQKRPFVEEAERLRVQHMQDHPNYKYRPRRKKQIKRLCKRVDPSFLLNNFPHDQTPIHSGRICRGPLEEEEDKGYLATSRLPAISRFRDAQSTKNNFDNYGLPTPEMSPLDVVDADHSFFPAPCTEDSPSQMNGVIYQSEYSQSPIQCGNLNQISIPQNRSPIMHPSVSHPPPPPYYNRMQHPAFQPMNSSTSVHLSPPRDHHHLDHLEHISQAELLGEVDRNEFDQYLNTSSQLHQAGMIMSSHLHDVSPSGGTSSERSLISVLADATAAYYNGS
- the LOC140733601 gene encoding transcription factor Sox-7-like isoform X2 — protein: MWDSTNFSGKSWKALTPSQKRPFVEEAERLRVQHMQDHPNYKYRPRRKKQIKRLCKRVDPSFLLNNFPHDQTPIHSGRICRGPLEEEEDKGYLATSRLPAISRFRDAQSTKNNFDNYGLPTPEMSPLDVVDADHSFFPAPCTEDSPSQMNGVIYQSEYSQSPIQCGNLNQISIPQNRSPIMHPSVSHPPPPPYYNRMQHPAFQPMNSSTSVHLSPPRDHHHLDHLEHISQAELLGEVDRNEFDQYLNTSSQLHQAGMIMSSHLHDVSPSGGTSSERSLISVLADATAAYYNGS